CGCTGAATTCCCATGTGAATCACGAGGTTTTAACTTAGTACTCACAATTGTTTCTTGGTACCTGCCACGCAGGAGCCAGTAACTCCATCCgtgatacctaggtaggtacctctaATGTCCTAATCTTAGTACCTACAAGAATCCGACCCTCAAACGAATTGTACTTGAATTCTCCCTTACGCCTCCCTTTTTGATCTACCCTGCAGTACCTTAGTAATTTGGTACTTGCCTAAGTTGAGTTACCAAGTGATAGCAGGTGGTCTTGCGCAACTCAACTGCGACCGGCAAGACCAAAAGCCAATAGACTCAGTCCAGTCCCATCAACTCAGCGGACCCATCCAAAGTATCTCACTCACTACATCCATCAAACTGAGGCTCATCAACACAAACAATGAACCATGACAACCGCGTCACCCCAAACAACTAATACGGCAAAACGCAAGCGAGGAGAAGAATCTTGGGCATCATATACACAATTCACTTTCCAGCTTGATCCCCTATCGTTTGCCTTTCCCTCTGCTTCTGCTACTACACAGACTGAGGATGGCAGCAACAGCCCGCGGTCATGGGTCACCCACAAGTTCCGTGGGCTCGCACTGGAAAGTGGGGGCGGGGCAGCAGCCGTCAGCAGTGAAGACACCGATAATCTCATGGACGAGTCGATGAGGAAGCGTCAGAAGTCGGATGAAATCATGAGAGAGGCCGAGACCAATCCACACCCGACTGTGCAACAAGTTGTCGACCTCGATGGAAACTTTGTGTTGGCTCCCGATGAACCACTGCCGAGTATAGAAAGCTGCGTTCATGTACAAGCACGGCAACCACAGCAGCAACACCTACAAAAGCAAACGGCCGGCAGCCTGCAACATGCATATCCTTCCATAAACAGGCTATCCGAATCCAAGTCAAGAGTCAAGAAGAGAACAGCATCACCGCCACTTCGCATAAAACGACCATCACGGCGCCCCCTTGACGACTCTGATGAGGACGAGGTCCAAATTGTTGATCCCGTCAGGGCCGCACTGACGTGGCACGAAGACGAAATCACCATCTACGACCCcgaagatgaggacgacGATGGTGTTGGAATCAACGGAATTGGCTTCAAACCTACCCCCGCTCTTGCCCAAGCCCGCGCCAAGAAGCGGAAGCAGCAAATGGCTGAATATCGTAAACGAGAAGAAAGTGATGCACGAGCTCAACGCAGCCAACGTAGAGGTTGCGGCTCAGGAGTCAAGCTCAAATCGGAGGATCAGTCACCGCCGAGAAAGGTCAGATTTACAGACACAGATGCTTCCAACATTGCCATCACTACAGGATAACGACATCATTTGGGTGCTTATTTGGGCTTGGTAGCATGGGTTGGTTGGACGCTAGGGACGGTTATAGACATTTTTTACGGTTACGCAGGCGTTTGCAATTTTATCTGATGGGAGGTGGTATCTCGATGGTCAACACACACTTTTAAACCCTTTTTGATGGTTTAGCATTGGGCGAAGCCTAACAATTGCTGGGGAATGCATCAAAGGCCTCGCCATGCCATGCCCCTTTTATACGTTACTCTTCAAGAGATCATTTGGTTGGTGCAATTTGGAAGCAAACTCATCCAAGAAGCCCTGCACTTTCTCCTTTTTGTCAGGGAGATATTTGATTTTTACACTTGTTATTTTACCTACGTTTCGTAGCTATACCCAATGCACAAGATATACTCTTACACACAAATAGTACACGGCAGCTCAGTTTGATGGTCACCAGACCTTGTACCATGGTTTCGCCGTCGCCTTCTTTTCAGCCTCCAACTTATCGTGCTGCCGTCTTGCCTCCTGTATCTTCCTTGCCTGGTCCCTCCTATTCTCTGATACCACTTCGATATGTCGTTTCATCTGGCGACGTTCCTCGCGGCGCAGGTATTGGCACCATTCGTACGATGCCATGCTTCCAAGCACAAAGACTCCAACGGCCCAGTTTGCAGCACTACCAGCGTTTCCTACACCTATTTTAGACCATGTCCGTTGCTACAAGTTTTTTTGTAACCAACTGACCTTTAACAACGAACCTCAATCCTCCAATGCCAGCACCAGATGCAATTCCCGTGATGAAGCCTTGGCGAGCGCACGGGGTATTCGCAACATTGGCAAAGTCGTCCTTCTTGATCATAGACACGGCCTCAGAAATAGTCGGTCGAGTATTCGTCGATGTCGCACCATTTTCGCCGTTGGTCGTGGCAGCTCCGTTTTCCTCTATGGGTTTTGACCAGACATGCAGAGTCTTGTCGCCGGGCTGGGGTTGCCCTTCCTGTGGATTTGAAGCCATTCCGGGCTATATTTGCGACTCAATTGGTGACATCAAGGTTGACAATAGGTTAGACCTTGCTAAAAGTCGACTTTCTTCAACAAGCACGTacgattgattgattggatGGACCGATGACGCTCGACAAGCAAGGCTTGATCAGACTAATTGGTCTGTGCACGAGTCGTTGCTCTGTCGAATTTGTCCATTAAACTAAAGTGGAGTCATCGCGTCGCGAGGGCGCGTTTCAGCGCGTCTCACGCTTCCAATTTATGTACAAACCAATCTCGGTCAAGGCTTTACCTACCGTCCAGGGACGTCCTTCATTTACTTGTTCCCACAGATACGCTCCGCTCATTGTTGACTTTTCAAATCacattttttttctttccctctCTCGACTATTTAATATCCGACTTGTTCTTTACCTTTTGTCTTCTAATCTCTTTCTCTTATGCCCATTGTTCACTCCTTCGCGTCGTCAACGGTCCCGTCAAACCACCCTCCTTTAGGGGAGACTCCCCACCAGGACACTCTCAATGCCTAACACAAGTCTTCGTCGCCCTCAAAAGGGCTTCCGAAGGGGAGGAAAGGTTGCCTACCATGGTAACCGTACACGCACGTTCGCGGcctcgtccaggaacgaagCCACATCGGCAGACGAGAAGTGGGAGCGGACACGGTTGGCGCACAGCATCGACGAGAACATGGGCTTTGCACGCTATGAGAGcggaaagaaaagagaaggatGGCTGGTCAATATCCAACCCACGGCGATCGAGGACGAACGAATGCCTGGGGGCAGAGCCGCTGTTGACTGTTACTTCATCGAAGAGGACGGCTCTACCTTCAAAGCGACAGTAGAATTCGAGCCTTACTTCTTGATCGCTGTTAAAAAGGGACGTGAGCCCGAGGTTGAGGAGTGGGCCAAGAGGGTTCCTGGAGATGGTGTAGTCAAGTCGATCCGACGggttgagaaggatgatCTCAACATGCCCAATCACTTGCTAGGCTATCGAAGGACATTCCTCGAACTCAAGTTCGCCAATGTCAACGACCTTATGGCTGCGAGGAGGGACATCATGCCTATTGCGGAAAAAAATAAGAAGAACATGAATGCCATGGATGCTTATGCCGAAGTTGCAACGTGAGTAACTTCTCAGGACCTGGCAGGGACACGCTAACAAGACACAGGCACGGGAACGGTAATTTTGACCTTTTTGACGACTCACGAGACGACGATAGAAACATGAACAGCGCACTTTCCGATGCCAGCGACTTTATTGTCGATATTAGAGAGTATGATGTGCCATACCATGTACGAGTAATGATAGATTTGGGTAAGTCTTTTTCTGTTCTGCAGTTCCTTCCTACAAGCTTTACATGATGTTTGCAACCAAGTATTTGCTACTTCAGAGCCTTTTTAAGGCCATGAGACCACTATTCACCATTGCCCTGATTATTGCTTCTTTACACACCTTTATCGTTGCTTCGCTCTTGCTGTGCACCTGCTTACCAAGACAAACAGATATACGAGCCGGTAAATGGTACTTTGTAGAAGCCAAACACGGCGTCACAAAGATCTACCCCAACGAAGAGAGATCACTGCCGGCGGACCCCGTGGTAATGGCGTACGATATTGAAACATCGAAGCAGCCCCTTAAATTCCCCGATGCTGCCTCTGATCAGATCATCATGATCTCGTACATGATCGACGGCCAGGGATTCTTAATTACGAATCGTCAAATCCTCTCAGAGGACATTGGCGATTTCGACTACACCCCTAAGCCAGAGTATCCAGGTCCCTTCATGATTTTCAATGAGCCCGATGAAAAGTCTTTAATTGAGAGATTCTTCCTCCACATTAAGGAGGCCCGGCCAACGGTCATCGCTACTTACAACGGTGACTTTTTCGATTGGCCCTTTGTGGAAGCACGAGCTAGTATCAATGGAATCGATATGTACCAAGAGATTGGCTGGAAGAAGGACAGCGAGGACCAGTACAAGTGTGCCTATAGTGTGCACATGGACTGTTTCCATTGGGTTAACCGAGATTCTTATCTTCCCCAAGGTTCTCGTGGTTTGAAAGCTGTTACCGTTGCAAAGCTCGGATACGACCCAGACGAACTCGATCCTGAACTGATGACGCCGTATGCGACTGAACGACCCCAAACACTCGCTGAGTACTCCGTGTCAGATGCCGTTGCAACGTACTATCTTTATATGAAATATGTTCACCCCTTCATCTTCTCTCTCTGCACGATTCTGCCGCTGAGCGGTGATGAAGTGTTGAGAAAGGGAACGGGTACCCTCTGCGAAATGCTGCTCATGGTGCAAGCTTATCAAAGAGAAATTGTGCTTCCGAACAAATATATCACACCGAAAGAAGCCTTCTGGGAGGGGCATCTTCTCGATTCGGAAACCTACGTTGGTGGTCATGTCGAAAGTATTGAAGCAGGAGTGTTCCGAGCTGATATCCCGGTGGACTTCGCTGTCGACCCTGGAGCTATTGACGAGCTTCTAACCGATCTCGACGCCGCTTTGAAGTTCGTGATTACTGTGGAAGAGCAGAAGAAATTCGAGGATGTGGAGAACTACGACGAAGTCAAAGCCCAGATTGTCGAAAGACtcaacaagctcaaggaaACGCCCAATCGTCACGAAAAGCCCTTGATCTACCATCTTGACGTCGCCTCCATGTACCCCAACATCATGACAACGAACCGACTGCAACCCGATTCCATGATTCAGGAGTCTGACTGCGCCGCTTGCGATTTCAACCGACCTGGTAAAACTTGTGACAGGCGAATGCCGTGGGCTTGGAGAGGTGAGTATATCCCTGCAAAGCGAGATGAGTACAACATGATTCGGCATGCTCTCGAGAACGAGAAGTTTCCTGGAAAATTCCCCAGCTCTCCCATGCGACCGTTCCAGGACCTGAGTGCAGACGAACAAGCCGCTCTTGTGCGAAAACGTCTTCAACTGTATTCACAAAAGGTCTACCATAAGATCCACGACTCAACAACCATTGTCCGAGAAGCAATCATTTGTCAACGAGAGAACCCCTTCTATATCAACACTGTACGAGACTTCCGTGATCGTCGATACGACTACAAGGGTAAGGCAAAGGTGTGGAAGGGAAAGACATCGACTTTGCAGTCCTCTGGTGCACCTCAAAGCGAGGTTGATGCCGCAAAGAAGATGATTATTCTGTACGATTCACTACAACTGGCCCACAAGGTTATTCTGAACTCTTTCTATGGATACGTCATGAGAAAGGGATCTCGTTGGTACTCACTCGATATGGCTGGCGTTACTTGTCTGACAGGTGCCCACATCATTCAAATGGCTCGACAACTTGTTGAACGGCTTGGACGACCTCTGGAACTAGATACTGATGGTATTTGGTGTATGCTTCCAGCAACCTTTCCCGAGAATTTCTCGTTCAAGCTCAAGGGCGGGAAGAAGCTCAACATTTCATACCCCTGTGTCATGCTTAACCATCTTGTTCACGCCAAGTTTACGAATCATCAATATCAGACGCTTGTTGACCAGAAGACTCTCAAGTATGAGACACACAGCGACAACTCTATTTTCTTCGAAGTCGACGGCCCCTACAAGGCCATGGTTCTACCAACGTCAAAGGAGGAGGACAAGAATTTGAAGAAGCGATACGCTGTTTTCAACGACGATGGTAGTCTGGCTGAGCTGAAGGGGTTCGAGGTGAAGCGTCGTGGTGAACTGAAGCTCATCAAGATCTTCCAGCAGCAGATTTTCAAGTTTTTCCTCGAAGGAGAAACACTGGCTGACTGTTATGGAGCTGTTGCAAAGGTCGCCAACCGCTGGTTGGATGTGCTGCACAGCAAGGGTACAACACTGGCAGACGAAGAGCTGATGGAGCTTATTTCCGAGAACCGAAGCATGTCCAAGACCCTGGAGGAGTACGGCAACCAAAAATCCACCAGCATCACCACCGCCAAGCGTCTTGCAGACTTCCTTGGCGAACAGATGGTCAAAGACAAGGGATTAAACTGTAAATTCATTATCTGCGCTCGGCCCAAGAACGCACCTGTCACAGAACGAGCTATCCCCGTTGCCATCTTCTCCGCGGAGGAGTCAGTCAAGCGAACGTATCTGAAGAAATGGTTGAAGGAGGAGCCTACTGATACTGATCCTCGTGCACTCCTCGACTGGGACTATTACCTAGAGCGATTAGGCTCTGTTATTCAGAAACTGATCACCATTCCCGCAGCCCTCCAGAAAGTCCGCAACCCTGTCCCTCGAGTGCCGCATCCCGACTGGCTTCAGAGGAGAATCAACATCAAggatgacaagctcaaacAGAAGAAGCTCACTGATATTTTCAAGAAGAGCCCACTCGGGGACATCACTAACATCAACGGCTCTGGAATGGAAGATGTAGAGGATTTTGGCagtaagcttttaaagcCCAAACAAGTTGGGGCGATCATAGCATCCTCTCAGACCGCTACTGTTCAAAAACGGAAGTCTCCAGAGCCTGTGGAGAACCCTGATCCTATGTCTGCACTTCCCCAAGTTATGCCAAGTGCTTCGGAGAACTACGAAGAGTTCTTGATGTATCAGAAACAGAAGTGGAAAATCCAAAAACAGGCCAGAATTCGTCGACGACAGTTATTCGGTGACAGAAGAGGTGGAGCAGTGAACAACCTCCAACAGACGTTCATGAAACAGGCGCACACTACCTACATGAGCAACTGGCAGGTCTTGCATCTCAAAACAACTGAAACCCCTGGCATTGTCATGGCATATGTCTTAATCGATGCCAAGATTCACACACTTAAGGTCAACGTTCCTCGCCAAGTATTCCTCAACCTTAAGAGTAAGGATCTGCCTGATGTTGAGGTCGATGGCTGCGAAGTCGAGCAAGTCAACTACACTTTGCCCAATGGCCACCCTTCCAGTCATCTCTTCAAGTTGACTGTATCTGAGGATATTTACTTCAACGAAAGTGAGAAGTTCTCCCTGCTTTTCAACCACCCTAGTGTAGAAGGAGTTTACGAGAAGCAAGTTCCACTAAACATTCGTGCCGTTTTGCGTCTTGGAAACCAATGTACCATTGACGCATCGCAGCATGCTGTTCTCGGAAAGGGTCTCGAGCAAGGTTTCGACCTAGCAGGTCTAAAGCGGCCAGCCAAATCACGAACTTATCTCGACACCTCCCCATTGGCTTATATCTATATCTCGCACATCACAGCAGGCGAACGTCAAATCTTTGGTATCTTTTCTACTACCAACGACCAAGCCCACGTTGTCATCCTACAGAGGAATAAAGACACTGGACAGGATCTCCCCAACATTACTAGAATGTACTCTGAGATGCTCGCTCGACGACATGCCGAAGCAGCTGGTACGAACTGGCAGGACTGCTTCACTTATCAAGAAAAGCTGCACATCAAGATCACGCAAGTGACTACTCGACGTAAAGCTCATCTCGAAATTAGTGATGTCGTAAAGAAGATGCGTAAGGACGAGCCGAGACCACAAATGATGGTCATCCAATCCTCTCAGCGACAGCTTCTTATTCACGACATCCCAATCTTGGGCGAATTCCCAGTTCTCCCTCTCAAATATGATATCGCAGACAGCTCGTTGCCGCCCCTAGGCTGGCAGTCTGTTATCGCCAAACGCCTCGTCGGACATtaccttggtcttggatcGTGGATTCTGCACCTCACAGCCTTGGCTCGTTATGGTGATGTTCCTCTATGCAACCTAGAACGTGACGATCCTCGTTTCCTGATCGACATTGCTTACGCACGTCGCCTTCAGGCTAATGGTGTCGTGCTTTGGTGGTCCCCAGGCGCTCGTCCAGATCATGCTGGTTATGAAAAGGACGATCTTCTCGGTCCTCTCGATACCGTCAAGATGCCAAACATCAACAACCCCGGGACTTTCTCATCAGTCTGTATCGATCTTGATGTCCGAAACCTGGCTATCAATACAATTTTGACCTCATCCCTCATCAACGAGCTGGAAGGCGCTGACTCAGTCTCATTCAACCCTGCTGCTGATGATTCTGAGACGCTTGCTTCCGAGAATGCTTTCGCCAATGCTGGCGTGCTTGTGCTTCGTGAGATGGTCAAGGCTTGGTGGACTGAAGCTTGCCGCGGAAGTACCATGGCTGATGTTTTGGTGCAGCATCTTGTTCGTTGGGTTGAGAATCCCGACTCCTTCATGTATGACCGAGCCCTGCACTACTATGTGCAGATGATGTCTCGCAAAGCCTTCCAGCAGCTCATGGCTGATTTCCGCCGAGTGGGGTCTCAGGTCGTTTTTGCGAACGCCAATCGCCTCATTCTTCAAACTACCAAGGCCGAAGTTGGCAATGCATATGCGTACAGCCAGTATATCATCAAGTCCATCAAGAGCAAGCCGCTTTTCCACTTCATCGATTTGGAGATTAAAGAATACTGGGACTATCTTGTTTGGTACGACGAGTTCAATTATGGAGGAAAAGCTTGTCAAGAGGTTGTGGAGGCTGAGGAGCAGACCCTTGAGACAATTATGCACTGGCAGATGGCCACTTTCTTGCCAGCCCAACTCCAGTCAACCTTCCAAGACTGGGTCATTGAGTTTATTCAACTTATGCACCAGCTCAAGAGACCTCACCATGGCGATCCTGATGCCACACCTCGTCCGACGCAGTTGCCAAGTAGGGGCTTGGAAGAACATGAAGGTCAAATCATCCTGGGCAAGGCATTCGAGAAGCCTCTGAAGAAGGATATCATCGGTCTTCTCAACAGGCAGAAACGCGAGCAACTTCACCCTGAGCTGGCTGGCGACTACACATTCCCTAGCCTTCCCGGCTCTCATCTCAACCTAAGTAACCCTATCCTCGAGCTTGTCAAATCACTCATGCAAGTACTCTCCCTTGATAAGAACATCACTTTGGAGGCTCGTCTCCTTCGAAAGGAACTTTTGGCTCTGTTCGAAATCCGCGAGTTCTCGAAGGAGGGCACATTTGCCAATCCATCAGAGAGTCTGCGACTTTCCCAGGTATCTTGTGACAGCTGTACtatgatgcgagacctggaTCTGTGCAGAGATGAGGATCTGTTTGGTGAGGGTGCCGCATGGTGTTGTGGCTTCTGCGGGACTGAGTTCGACCGTGTCGCTATCGAAGAACGATTGCTGGGCATAGTAGAGAGTTGGGTCGTTGAATGGACAACCCAGGACCTCAAGTGCGTGCGTTGCGGCGCTTTGAGAATGAACGACTTTATGGAACACTGTACTTGCAGTGGAGAGTGGAAGGAGGTAGTATCACGCCAGGACGTGAGCAAGAAACTGGGAGTTATGAAGAGGGTTGCCAAGTTTTACGGGCTAAGAATGCTCAGTGATGTAGTAGAAGGATTGCATCAGGGTTTGTAAAGGAGTTTAAGCGGATATGCATGGAACAAGGAGTTGAGAAGGCACCAAGGGAACTGTAAGGGTTGCAGATATATAGATATACTTGTTTAATAGGATAATGATTGTAAGACCTCATTGGAATGAGCAAACCCATTTATGCTGAAGTCGTGCACTTCAATAAACATGCCTACTGATTTTTTTAACGATTCTCATTGTCAATCAATGCTGGTTGAGCTGAAGAGTACTGGATGTAAGAATACGTACTTGAATCTTGGAAGTAATTGCAACCCAATCTCTGAAGAGTTTGTTGATTATCTGTTACAGTTACTAATCACTGCAAGCCGGATGGCTTTTTTTATGATTATCTGTACCTATAAATAAATGGTGGTGACAAGGCTGATTCGCGGAAGGTGCCATGCCGCTACTGCCATGCCTGCACATGCAATCCTCCCCCCACCTTGGCAGTAGCAACTTGTACAGCCCGCAGGGGTATCAAATGTTAGCGCGAGACTTCATTTTGCCACATTGCCACCTAccctctatatatatagcctgCAGCCTAGCTCAGATGAAGACGTTAAACTGCTCAGAAGTTGAAGATCAATACCTCCTTTAGTATAGAAAAATAGCCTGATatataggtatatatattagccAATCAAGAGTCCTCTGGCCAGAACTTGTAATGCGCTAACATTTGATACCCCTGCGGGCTGTAAGACGAAGGATGGAAGGGAGGTTCCTTCCCGGGGTAATGGTTCGCCTACACCTGCAGAGGCCGCCAGTATCTCATCTGCAAGGCAGCCGCCTTCTGACTTGTgaccaaagaagaaagacCCGGCCCCAATcccattttctttttaaataaccCCCCTCTATCTCCTCTTCATGTCTGCCCCCTCAATTGTTGCCTTGACGAAGCCACCTAGCAAATCTCACTCTCGTGCACTTTTAGTCAATAATGGATCATTTCAAACGGAAAGACCGCCGCGGGGCCGTTCATGTCCAGTCCAACGATCTCGGCCCCACAGTCCGGCACGGAACTCTTCCAGCAGTATCCATGCCTCCGGTTACAGCATTCTCGCCGATGCCGATGCCGATGCCGACACCAAAGACCACGGCTTCGTTTGATGTCCTGTCTTTTGGCTTTGAAACTCACCCAATGCAGTTAATGCAGTCTGAATTCACAGGCGACTACTATCGCTCTGCATCCCCTCTTAAATTAGACCTGGACTCCTATCTCAACTACGCCGAGGGGCCTGACAATCGAGAAATGAGTACCATATCTAGTATAAGTGCAGACACTTTCTCTTCTACAGGTTCCatgttttcttcttcttcaactgaTACTGGCGATACATTGACCGTCCGGAACGGTCGAGGTCGTTCCAGAGGCCCCAGTCCTTGGAGTCGCAGCGGGCGAACTAAAAGCATTGATAATCCGACGCCTTCTTTTGTTTGTCTGGGTCCTCAGTGCCAGCTGGCTTTTTCTTCTGATAAAGAACTCAAATCTCATGTTAAATCTTCTCACACCCATATATGCAACTGGGCTGGCTGCGATCAACCTAGTTTCTCTACCAGGGACGGTCTCATCCACCACGTCAAAGTCCAGCATCTCGTCATTTGCCCATCCCCTGGCTGTACAGAAACATCATTCCAAAGCATTCGGATACTTCAGTCCCATATTTCTATGGCTCATCCCGAGGATGGGAAAGATGATGCAAAAGAGTGGGAACTTCCAATGAAAGCTGCCGACAACACGAAGAAAGACGACAGGTCGCCTTCAAGCAAAACACCTATTGGAACTATTACGTCGCGGAAACGAAAGAGTTGCGATCCTGAGGCAGAAATGGCTTTAGGCTTGTCTCAATCAAAACGTCACTGCCTGGATCGACTCCGCAGTGTTGTTGAGAAGCGAGCCAGAAAAAGTGCAGGTGAGTGTCTTAAATATCTTCTCTCTGGCATGTTATTACGTCGCACACTCTTCAAGTCATCAGCTCGTGTGAACGGCGGCAAGTTGACGGTACAAAGGTACGCCACGAAGTGCAGAGAGCCCTACAGACCTTGTTCGGGGACGAGCATCACGGCGTATAGAGACAACGAGTTTCCCGCTAGTCTTCGAACATGCCATACTCCCTTTCTTGTCACAGTACCTACCTCTTTGGGTCGGACCCCGCCACGTTGTGACTGTCACTCGAGGTAAATCGCCACAGATGAAAAGAATTTGTATCATGGCTCCAAATAAAATCTCTCGGGCTCGCAAGGTTCTAATCGTGAGCCACGTCCAAGACCTGATTCCAGCTAACTTTTCAACACTTGTCACTTTCGTGTTTGCCCAAGGAGAAATAAACAGAACCGTGACCTGGGCTCGCGGCCTAAGCAAAGACCACAAAGACGATATCTGTTCTGCCCGGAACCCTTATTTCTTCCGTGATCCTTGTATGGGCGATAGTATCGGCGTTACAGGGAACGGCGCATTTGACGATAGTACGGCTACACTCGGTCCTTGTATAACTGTTGGTGGTGGGAGTTACTGGCTGGGTAACTTCCATCCTTTCTTGGAGGCATACCAACAACTTGCGCAAGAAGTGCAGGTCGAGCATCCTTCCTCTCAAGATCGCAAGCGGTGTGTGGAGGAGGGGCACGATGCCATGGCGCAAGAGACAAGTTTCAGGCTCGGCAGACTTGAGGTGACATCAGGACTCAACCTCAAGACAACAAGAATCTCACACGATCCCTATTGGGGCGATTGTGATATGGACAAGCCCCTTGTTGTAACAGACTGGGCTCTTATAGGTTCTCGCACTTCACAGGCAAACATTCTCCGGCGGTTCCCTTCGGAGACTCTTCCACCGACCCAAGACCCTATCGTGACTACCACAACTGCTATCACGCCAGGCGCTGACGTTCTGTCCAGTGGTCGAACATCTGGATACCAACGAGGGCAAATCTGCGAGGTCCCTGCGTATGTTTCGGGGGATGAGAATCAAACCCTTAAAGCTACTAGAGAATGGTTTATCGAGGAGCCGTGGCCgcaggatgatgaggatgccTGGATTCGCGGCGGCATTGGTGTCAACGGCGATAGTGGCGCAGGTGTCGTGGACGCCAATACTCACAGCCTCATCGGACAAATATGGGGTCGCAATAACTATTGGGGACCTGGACAGCGTGTCACCTACTTCACTCCCATCGCAGACATCTTCGACGACATTCAGGAAAAATGCGGGCAGGAGTCACGTCCTAGGCTTCCGCAGCATCGGGATGAAGCAAATTGTTTTCCTTTACATCCATCGTGCCGTCAATGCTTTGATCTACGAGCATACCTCAATAGCAGTAGAAGAAGTTCACGAATGTCGCTTCAAAGTATGATAATGGGCATAGGTGACGGCGACCAGGATCTCACCTCGATCGAGGCAGTTTCAGAGCTAGCTACACCAAGGGATTATCATCGCTATCCGGGAATAGAAGAGGCAGGTGCTTCTTTCAACGACATCGTCTCGCCAGCAGGGCCGAGTGGTTATCCCGGCACTCCTATGATCGCTGACATGAGGAGCCCCTATGCCACAGAATTGGATCTCGAGGATTTGTGGGGGCCAAAGGCTGGGAGCTCTACTCGAACTCGAAAGAGAACATCCAGTTTTGCCGTAGACACGGGGCCAGAAAGGTGGAAGAGGCTGAGAGCGGATGGCTGAGACTATCCCGCGAAGCCCCCTCGCGCCATCTTCTTAGCTCGAGCATCACGGCGGTTGTGATTTGCCCGAGACCCCTTATTTGCCTCTTTATTCTTCCTGGCCGATTCCGTTTCCTTCTCACCAGTAGGCCCTGCGATATTGCCTCCTCTACCGCGACCACGCCCTCGACCTCGGCCGCGGCCACCACCCCTACCACCCCTGGATGGGCCACCATCAGGATCACTTCCTTCTTCCCCTGATCCAGCTGGTGATGCTCGCCAAGAAGTGCGATCTATTTGCGCCTGTTGTCCACTAAATGCATACTTTGCTTCCAGTCGCCGCTTCTGCTGGGGGTTTCTCACAAGTATGAGAGCCCATCCCTCGATCGCTTCGTCGGTCATGCCAGTATCTTGTCTGAGTTTGGATCGTGGA
This Fusarium poae strain DAOMC 252244 chromosome 3, whole genome shotgun sequence DNA region includes the following protein-coding sequences:
- a CDS encoding hypothetical protein (BUSCO:55434at5125); this translates as MTTASPQTTNTAKRKRGEESWASYTQFTFQLDPLSFAFPSASATTQTEDGSNSPRSWVTHKFRGLALESGGGAAAVSSEDTDNLMDESMRKRQKSDEIMREAETNPHPTVQQVVDLDGNFVLAPDEPLPSIESCVHVQARQPQQQHLQKQTAGSLQHAYPSINRLSESKSRVKKRTASPPLRIKRPSRRPLDDSDEDEVQIVDPVRAALTWHEDEITIYDPEDEDDDGVGINGIGFKPTPALAQARAKKRKQQMAEYRKREESDARAQRSQRRGCGSGVKLKSEDQSPPRKVRFTDTDASNIAITTG
- a CDS encoding hypothetical protein (TransMembrane:1 (o96-118i)~BUSCO:56160at5125); protein product: MASNPQEGQPQPGDKTLHVWSKPIEENGAATTNGENGATSTNTRPTISEAVSMIKKDDFANVANTPCARQGFITGIASGAGIGGLRFVVKGNAGSAANWAVGVFVLGSMASYEWCQYLRREERRQMKRHIEVVSENRRDQARKIQEARRQHDKLEAEKKATAKPWYKVW